In Juglans microcarpa x Juglans regia isolate MS1-56 chromosome 8D, Jm3101_v1.0, whole genome shotgun sequence, the following are encoded in one genomic region:
- the LOC121242441 gene encoding uncharacterized mitochondrial protein AtMg00810-like: MYVLIYVDDILVTGSSKAAIDSFILSLKESFLVKDLGELSFFLGVQATRDKHGLHLRQTRYITDLLESTKMGGAKPLNCPTTSGPKLSSEEGNLLLDPTECRRVIGAIQYCTISRPDIAYAVNQLCQFMHSPREPHWIAAKRVLRYLKGTIDYSLYYSAGDINLNAYCDSDWAGNPDDRRSTTGYGIFLGPNLITWTAKKQPLSPKVAPKPSTAALPLQLLTCIGFGC; the protein is encoded by the coding sequence ATGTATGTCCtgatttatgtggatgacatcCTTGTAACTGGTTCAAGCAAGGCTGCCATTGACTCGTTTATTTTGTCTCTTAAAGAATCATTTCTTGTTAAAGATTTGGGTGAACTCAGCTTCTTCCTAGGTGTCCAGGCAACCCGTGACAAACATGGTCTACACCTTCGTCAAACAAGATATATCACGGATTTACTTGAAAGCACCAAAATGGGTGGTGCTAAACCTCTAAATTGTCCAACTACATCAGGGCCCAAACTTTCATCAGAAGAGGGTAATCTCTTGTTGGATCCAACTGAATGCCGTCGTGTAATTGGAGCTATTCAGTATTGTACAATATCACGCCCTGATATTGCATATGCTGTAAATCAGCTGTGCCAGTTCATGCACAGCCCCCGTGAGCCCCATTGGATTGCTGCAAAACGTGTGCTCCGTTACCTTAAAGGTACAATTGATTACAGTCTTTATTATTCTGCTGGTGATATTAATCTCAATGCTTATTGTGACTCTGATTGGGCGGGCAATCCGGATGACCGACGAAGCACAACTGGTTATGGGATATTTCTTGGACCCAATCTCATCACTTGGACAGCAAAGAAGCAGCCATTGTCTCCAAAAGTAGCACCAAAGCCGAGTACCGCAGCATTGCCATTGCAACTGCTGACCTGTATTGGATTCGGATGCTAA
- the LOC121242442 gene encoding disease resistance protein Roq1-like, whose translation MDNEELRRGEEISPALLKAIEESKISIIVFSENYASSTWCLDELMKILECKESKQQKVLLVFYKVEPSTVRHQKNSFEEALSKHEDKFKHDAKVQRWKTALNQAACLSGLHLKINENESKFIEEIVQEVSKIVINRIYLHVAEYPVGINSRVEDINMLLCIKENDIRMMGIFGVGGIGKTTIAKEIYNRITNQFEGSCFLANVRESSKQDQGGLVKLQQTILSDILKDSSLKVSNVDRGINLIMERLCRKRILLVLDDVDCLDQLKKLCGRCDWFGSGSRIIITTRDEGLLTKHHVHFKYRMKEMDHDEALQLFSQHAFKSDKPDDAFADVIKLALKCAGGLPLALQVIGSNLYGEDKHFWKSELEKYKRIPEENIHKRLKISYDGLDDLTKKIFLDIACFFKGHEREYVTKILDSCGFYAYVGIKKLNDKCLITIDQYDGSQYLRMHDLLQDMGREIVRQKSPEEPGKRSRLYFHEDVREVLEKKKGTEQIEGILIDLPLEDRKTQMSTKAFAKLKNLRIFINRNASFSGRLKYFSNELRVPDWLECPLEFLPSTLHGEKLTILKMQGNMIRVLGTRVLYKNLTSIDFRESKYLTKISDLSSCSNLEKLILNDCESLVEVHDSIGFLDKLVELNFLECSSLKNLPRNFKLRSLELLELRGCTSLEYFPEIECEMEHLKYLCLESTVIQELPSSITYLIGLEHFVLRWCECLVYLPINIFQLERLMVVHIQDCPNFVNFGKEVGQNGQSKPCTQELLPLPPSESNFSLCTLILSGSGIVSLPAWIEGLVGLARLDLAGCEQLEEILHLPPNIEVVNAPRCIRLVEVHDSVGFLDKLVELRLEGCSSLKNLPRSLKLRSLKVLELEGCTSLEYFPEIKCEMEHLKCVRLHSIVIQELPSSITYLTGLKELYLRSLRKLSLSGSGIVSLPPCIKAFVGLSHLDLRGCKQLEEILHLPPNIEEVEAFGCGLLEYFHHVSTESSFGISDLKRLTWIDLSECNKVEVDVGNHAPYPLLVQVYMSDLFDL comes from the exons ATGGATAACGAGGAGTTGAGAAGAGGTGAAGAAATTTCACCTGCACTTTTAAAGGCAATTGAAGAGTCAAAAATTTCGATCAttgtattttctgaaaactaTGCATCATCTACATGGTGTTTGGATGAGCTGATGAAGATCTTAGAATGTAAAGAATCAAAGCAACAGAAGGTTTTACTGGTATTTTACAAAGTCGAGCCATCGACAGTACGACACCAAAAAAATAGTTTCGAAGAAGCATTGTCTAAGCATGAAGACAAGTTCAAGCATGATGCTAAAGTTCAGAGGTGGAAGACTGCCTTAAATCAAGCTGCTTGTCTATCCGGTTTGCATTTAAAGATCAATGA GAACGAATCTAAATTTATCGAAGAAATTGTTCAAGAGGTCtcaaaaatagtaataaatcgTATATATTTGCATGTTGCCGAGTATCCAGTGGGAATAAACTCTCGTGTAGAAGATATTAATATGCTATTATGTATTAAGGAGAATGACATACGCATGATGGGAATTTTCGGTGTTGGTGGAATTGGGAAAACAACTATTGCAAAAGAGATATATAACCGCATTACTAATCAGTTTGAAGGAAGCTGTTTTCTTGCAAATGTTAGAGAATCTTCAAAACAAGATCAAGGTGGTCTCGTAAAGTTGCAACAGACAATTCTTTCTGACATTCTTAAAGATTCAAGTTTGAAAGTTAGTAATGTCGATCGAGGAATCAATTTGATAATGGAGAGACTTTGCCGTAAAAGAATTCTTTTGGTTCTTGATGATGTTGATTGTTTggaccaattaaaaaaattatgtggaaGATGCGATTGGTTTGGTTCTGGTAGTCGAATCATCATAACAACAAGGGATGAGGGTTTACTAACTAAGCACCATGTTCATTTCAAATATCGTATGAAGGAAATGGATCATGATGAAGCTCTTCAGCTCTTTAGCCAGCATGCTTTCAAAAGTGACAAACCTGATGATGCTTTTGCGGATGTCATAAAACTTGCACTAAAATGTGCTGGCGGCCTTCCACTCGCTTTACAAGTGATAGGCTCAAATCTATATGGAGAAGATAAACATTTTTGGAAAAGCGAATTGGAAAAGTACAAAAGAATTCCAGAAGAAAATATCCACAAAAGACTCAAAATAAGTTACGATGGATTAGATGATCTTACAAAAAAGATTTTTCTTGACATTGCATGTTTCTTCAAAGGACACGAGAGAGAATATGTCACTAAAATACTAGACAGTTGTGGTTTCTATGCCTATGTTGGTATCAAAAAGCTCAATGATAAATGTCTCATAACGATTGATCAATATGATGGTAGCCAATATTTGAGGATGCATGACTTACTACAAGATATGGGTAGAGAAATTGTTCGACAAAAATCACCCGAAGAACCTGGAAAGCGCAGTAGATTGTACTTTCACGAAGATGTTCGTGAAGTACTTGAAAAAAAGAAG GGAACAGAGCAAATTGAAGGCATATTGATAGATCTGCCTCTGGAGGACCGCAAGACACAAATGAGTACTAAGGCGTttgcaaaattgaaaaacctCAGAATATTTATAAACCGCAATGCAAGTTTTAGTGGCAGATTGAAGTATTTCTCTAACGAGTTAAGAGTTCCTGATTGGCTTGAATGCCCTTTGGAGTTTTTGCCATCTACTTTGCATGGAGAGAAACTCACTATTTTAAAAATGCAAGGAAACATGATTAGAGTTTTAGGCACGAGAGTGCTATATaag AACTTAACAAGTATAGATTTCAGGGAATCTAAATACTTGACAAAAATATCGGATCTTTCAAGTTGCTCAAATCTAGAGAAGCTGATTCTTAATGATTGTGAAAGTTTAGTTGAGGTTCATGATTCTATTGGATTTTTGGATAAActtgttgaattgaattttctAGAATGTTCTAGCCTAAAGAATTTGCCAAGAAACTTTAAGTTGCGATCTCTAGAATTGCTTGAACTTAGAGGTTGTACAAGCCTTGAATACTTTCCTGAAATTGAGTGTGAAATGGAACATTTGAAGTATCTCTGCTTAGAAAGCACAGTAATACAGGAGCTGCCTTCATCCATTACATACCTCATTGGGCTCGagcattttgttttgagatgGTGCGAATGCCTTGTGTATCTTccaataaacatttttcagtTGGAACGTCTAATGGTAGTTCACATCCAAGATTGtccaaattttgtaaattttggaAAGGAGGTGGGGCAAAATGGACAATCCAAGCCATGTACACAGGAATTGCTCCCATTGCCGCCTTCAGAATCAAATTTCAGTTTGTGCACATTAATTCTATCTGGTAGTGGTATTGTTAGCCTTCCTGCATGGATAGAAGGACTTGTTGGATTGGCTCGCCTTGATTTGGCAGGCTGCGAGCAACTTGAAGAAATTCTACATCTTCCACCAAATATAGAAGTTGTAAATGCTCCAAGATGTATAAGATTAGTTGAGGTTCATGATTCTGTTGGATTTTTAGATAAGCTTGTTGAATTGAGATTGGAAGGATGTTCCAGCCTAAAGAATTTGCCAAGAAGCTTAAAGTTGAGATCTCTAAAAGTACTTGAACTTGAAGGTTGTACAAGCCTTGAATACTTTCCTGAAATTAAGTGTGAAATGGAACATTTGAAATGTGTCCGGTTACATAGCATCGTAATACAAGAGCTACCTTCATCCATTACATACCTCACTGGTCTCAAGGAGTTATATTTGAGAAG TTTGAGGAAATTAAGTCTATCTGGTAGTGGTATTGTTAGCCTTCCTCCATGTATCAAAGCATTCGTTGGATTGTCTCACCTTGATTTGAGAGGCTGCAAGCAACTTGAAGAAATTCTACACCTTCCACCAAATATAGAAGAGGTTGAGGCTTTTGGATGCGGGTTATTGGAATACTTTCATCATGTATCGACGGAATCTTCATTCGGTATATCCGACTTAAAACGGTTAACATGGATTGACTTATCAGAGTGCAATAAAGTGGAAGTGGATGTAGGGAATCATGCGCCATATCCATTATTGGTTCAGGTATACATGTCAGATCTATTTGATCTCTAA
- the LOC121242833 gene encoding disease resistance protein Roq1-like, producing the protein MDNEELRRGEKISPALEKAIEESKISIIIFSENYASSTWCLDELMKILECKESKQHKVLPVFYKVEPSTVRHQNSSFKEALAKHEEKFKDDAKVQRWKTALKQAADLSGLHLKINENESEFIQKIVQEVSKVVLNRTYLHVAEYPVGINSPVEDINMLLCIKENDKRMIGIFGIGGIGKTTIAKEIYNRITDQFEGSCFLANVRESSKQDQGGLVKLQQTILYEILKDSSWKVGNVDRGINLIKKRLCCKKILLILDDVDHLEQLEKLCGRCDWFGSGSRIIITTRDEGLLTKHHVHFKYRLKEMDHHEALQLFSRHAFKSHKPDDAFADVIKLALKYAGSLPLALKVIGSNLYGEDIHYWKSELKKYKRIPEENIHEKLKISYDGLDYHTKKIFLDIACFFKGDEREYVTKILDSCGFFAYAGIKKLNDKCLIMIDQHNDDQYLLWMHDLLEDMGKEIVRQESPEEPGKRSRLYFHEDVREVFEKNKGTEKIEGILIDLPQEDCKTQFSTKAFAKLKNLRIFINCNASFRGKLKYLSNELRVLVWPLCPLEILPSYFHGGKLIVLNIRRSNIRDLGTGLQSKNLTSIDCSGSKYLTKISDLSSCSNLKKLILDECKNLVEVHDSVGFLDKLVELKFEQCSSLKNLPRSFKLRSLKLLELGGCTSLENFPEIECEMEHLKYVMLESTVIQELPSSITYLAGLEELLMYGCKNLVHLPINIFQFEHLEKVYLLYCPNFLNFGKEVGHNGQSMLCTQENEISSSMKLFPLPPSESNFSLTTLNLSSSGIVSLPPCIERFVGLARLSLRDCKQLEKILHLPPNIEEVDATGCGLLERFHNVSTESSFGIPNLKWLTSINLSECNKMHVNVGNHAPDPLWVQECFQMKDSSRIIYPGSRIPEWFKYCKETTSYSNSIEIEIDHTASMCFGHQMVALVLCFVVGPLPLGYETITISINSQLMVWDPYCDLLWPSMDPHRVCLKYIAGNSIDEMMLRSYRKGNNMRFIFGSGSKEAILKSVGVHLIYRNDNFINPIQLSKRYRDGGEHDLESTTKVAIFNHEN; encoded by the exons ATGGATAACGAGGAGCTGAGAAGAGGTGAAAAAATTTCACCTGCACTTGAGAAGGCCATTGAAGAGTCAAAGATTTCAATCattatattttctgaaaactatGCATCATCTACATGGTGTTTGGATGAGCTAATGAAGATCTTAGAGTGTAAAGAATCAAAGCAACATAAAGTTTTACCTGTATTTTACAAAGTTGAGCCATCGACAGTACGACACCAAAACAGTAGTTTTAAAGAAGCGTTGGCTAAACATGAAGAAAAATTCAAGGATGATGCTAAAGTTCAGAGGTGGAAGACTGCCTTAAAACAAGCTGCCGATCTATCCGGTTTGCATTTAAAGATCAACGA GAACGAATCTGAATTTATCCAGAAGATTGTTCAAGAGGTCTCAAAAGTAGTACTAAATCGTACATATTTGCATGTTGCCGAGTATCCAGTGGGAATAAACTCTCCTGTAGAAGATATTAATATGCTATTATGTATTAAGGAGAATGACAAACGCATGATAGGGATTTTCGGTATTGGTGGAATTGGTAAAACAACTATTGCAAAAGAGATATATAACCGCATTACTGATCAGTTTGAAGGCAGCTGTTTTCTTGCAAATGTTAGAGAATCTTCAAAACAAGATCAAGGTGGTCTCGTGAAGTTGCAACAGACAATTCTTTATGAAATTCTTAAAGATTCAagttggaaagttggtaatgTTGATCGAGGAATCAATTTGATAAAGAAGAGACTTTGCtgtaaaaaaattcttttgattCTTGATGATGTTGATCATTTGGaacaattagaaaaattatgtgGAAGATGCGATTGGTTTGGTTCTGGGAGTCGAATCATCATAACAACAAGGGATGAGGGTTTACTAACTAAGCATCATGTTCATTTCAAATATCGTCTGAAGGAAATGGATCACCATGAAGCTCTTCAGCTCTTTAGTCGGCATGCTTTCAAAAGTCACAAACCTGATGACGCTTTTGCGGATGTCATAAAACTTGCACTAAAGTATGCTGGCAGCCTTCCACTCGCTTTAAAAGTGATAGGCTCAAATCTTTATGGAGAAGATATACATTATTGGAAAAGCGAATTGAAAAAGTACAAAAGAATTCCAGAAGAAAATATTCacgaaaaactcaaaataagttACGATGGATTAGATTATCATACAAAAAAGATTTTCCTTGACATTGCATGTTTCTTCAAAGGAGACGAGAGAGAATATGTCACTAAAATACTAGACAGTTGTGGTTTCTTTGCCTATGCCGGTATCAAAAAGCTCAATGATAAATGTCTTATAATGATTGATCAACATAATGATGACCAATACTTGTTGTGGATGCATGACTTACTAGAAGATATGGGTAAAGAAATTGTTCGACAAGAATCACCCGAAGAACCTGGCAAGCGCAGCAGATTATATTTTCATGAAGACGTTCGTgaagtatttgaaaaaaataag GGAACAGAGAAAATTGAAGGCATATTGATAGATCTGCCTCAGGAGGACTGCAAGACACAATTCAGTACTAAGGCGTttgcaaaattgaaaaacctcagaatatttataaattgtaatgCAAGTTTTCGTGGCAAATTGAAGTATCTCTCTAATGAGTTAAGAGTTCTCGTTTGGCCTCTATGCCCTTTGGAGATTTTGCCATCTTATTTTCATGGAGGGAAActcattgttttaaatattagaaGAAGCAATATCAGAGATTTAGGCACGGGATTGCAATCTAAg AACTTAACAAGTATTGATTGCAGTGGATCTAAATACTTGACAAAAATATCGGATCTTTCAAGTTGCTCAAATTTAAAGAAGTTGATTCTTGATGAATGTAAAAATTTAGTTGAGGTTCATGATTCTGTTGGATTTTTGGATAAGCttgttgaattgaaatttgaacaaTGTTCCAGCCTAAAGAATTTGCCAAGAAGCTTCAAGTTGAGATCTCTAAAATTACTTGAACTTGGAGGTTGTACAAGCCTTGAAAACTTTCCAGAAATTGAGTGTGAAATGGAACATTTGAAATATGTCATGTTAGAAAGCACCGTAATACAGGAGCTACCTTCATCCATTACATACTTGGCTGGGCTCGAGGAGTTATTAATGTATGGGTGCAAAAACCTTGTGCATCTTccaataaacatttttcagtTTGAACATCTAGAGAAAGTTTACCTCCTTTATTgtccaaattttttaaattttggaaaggAGGTGGGGCATAATGGACAATCCATGCTATGTACACAGGAAAATGAAATTTCATCAAGTATGAAATTGTTCCCATTGCCGCCTTCCGAATCAAATTTCAGTTTGACGACTTTAAATCTATCTAGTAGTGGTATTGTTAGCCTTCCTCCATGCATCGAAAGATTTGTTGGATTGGCGAGACTTTCTTTAAGAGACTGCAAGCAACTTGAAAAAATTCTACACCTTCCACCAAATATAGAAGAGGTAGATGCTACAGGATGCGGGTTATTGGAACGCTTTCATAATGTATCGACAGAATCTTCATTCGGTATACCAAACTTAAAATGGCTAACATCGATTAACTTATCTGAGTGTAATAAAATGCATGTGAATGTAGGGAATCATGCACCAGATCCATTATGGGTTCAG GAATGCTTTCAGATGAAAGATTCAAGTAGGATTATATATCCAGGAAGTAGGATTCCAGAGTGGTTCAAGTATTGCAAGGAGACTACTTCATATAGTAATTCTATTGAAATAGAAATTGATCATACTGCATCCATGTGTTTTGGGCATCAAATGGTAGCAttagttttgtgttttgttgtgGGACCTCTTCCGCTGGGATATGAAACTATTACTATCTCAATAAACAGCCAGTTGATGGTGTGGGACCCATATTGTGATTTGTTGTGGCCTTCAATGGACCCACATCGTGTATGTCTAAAATACATAGCTGGAAATTCAATTGATGAGATGATGTTGAGAAGTTACAGGAAGGGGAACAATATGAGGTTTATATTTGGAAGTGGGTCAAAGGAAGCAATCTTAAAAAGTGTTGGAGTCCATCTAATATACAGGAATGACAATTTCATTAATCCTATTCAACTTTCAAAGAGATATCGAGATGGGGGTGAGCATGACTTGGAATCCACAACAAAAGTGGCAATCTTCAACCACGAGAATTAG